In Candidatus Eremiobacteraceae bacterium, a genomic segment contains:
- a CDS encoding ABC transporter permease, whose product MSAPWLLALAVAKVLPKKATPLIFATLGGVISENGGIVNIALEGIMAGGAFAAVVASYRTHDVALAIFVAVLTGMALAAVLAYFALAQSADQIVVGMAINIFTLGMTAYLVSTVFGQPGASPEVPGLRNEAVLTWIALALVVVVHMLLYRTRVGIHLRAVGEEPRAAATAGINVLAYRYAATIAGGALAALGGAYLSVGETHLYSDGMVAGRGFIALAAVIFGKWTPFGAAGACAFFALFSSLQIVLQGGALPAQFLEMLPYLLTIVAIAGFIGRARPPASDGIPYER is encoded by the coding sequence GTGAGCGCGCCATGGCTTCTCGCGCTCGCGGTCGCAAAGGTGCTGCCCAAGAAGGCCACGCCGCTCATCTTCGCCACGCTCGGCGGCGTCATCTCGGAGAACGGCGGCATCGTCAACATCGCGCTCGAAGGCATCATGGCCGGCGGGGCGTTCGCAGCCGTGGTGGCATCGTACCGGACGCACGATGTCGCGCTGGCGATTTTCGTCGCCGTGCTGACCGGCATGGCGCTTGCCGCGGTGCTCGCGTATTTCGCGCTGGCGCAATCGGCGGATCAGATCGTCGTCGGCATGGCCATCAACATCTTCACGCTCGGCATGACGGCATATCTCGTCTCGACGGTCTTCGGGCAGCCCGGCGCGTCGCCTGAAGTTCCCGGTCTGAGGAACGAAGCGGTGCTGACGTGGATCGCGCTCGCGCTCGTGGTCGTCGTGCACATGCTGCTCTATCGCACCCGCGTCGGCATCCACCTCCGAGCCGTCGGCGAAGAGCCGCGCGCTGCCGCCACTGCCGGCATCAACGTCCTGGCCTACCGCTACGCGGCGACGATCGCGGGCGGTGCTCTCGCAGCGCTCGGTGGTGCGTACCTCTCGGTCGGCGAGACGCATCTCTATTCTGACGGCATGGTGGCCGGCCGGGGTTTCATCGCGCTGGCCGCCGTGATCTTCGGTAAGTGGACGCCGTTCGGAGCGGCCGGAGCCTGTGCGTTCTTCGCGCTCTTCTCAAGTCTGCAGATCGTCCTGCAGGGCGGCGCACTGCCCGCGCAATTCCTCGAGATGCTGCCGTATCTGCTGACGATCGTCGCGATCGCGGGCTTTATCGGGCGTGCCCGCCCGCCTGCTTCGGACGGCATACCGTACGAGCGCTGA
- a CDS encoding serine hydrolase, protein MMWRTLSAALTCCLLLAASNIQPAAIADTNDAWLGTPLTVLEPELARLASLSPGIVAISVADLSGGHAIAINGDVNLPAASTIKIPVMVEVFRQIAQGRFSLDTTVALTDSDRDSGYGSLCDAPWGSRYTVNQLVMLMITESDNTAANMLIRLVGRQNINATMDGLGLTQTRLGDSIRSDGDIRSLRTTSNEMMRLLIMIAERRIITDEACDRMLSILAAQRHNTLIPKDLPKGLAIAHKTGTLHDTLNDVGVVYLEGAPYVICAFSTHLEDLDDGERFIRTASKLTYRAFLTESPTAR, encoded by the coding sequence ATGATGTGGCGTACCCTATCTGCCGCGTTGACATGCTGTCTGCTGCTCGCGGCCTCGAACATCCAGCCGGCGGCGATCGCAGATACGAACGACGCATGGCTTGGTACGCCGTTGACCGTACTCGAACCGGAGCTGGCGCGGCTTGCTTCGCTCTCGCCGGGCATCGTCGCTATCTCCGTCGCAGACTTGAGCGGCGGCCACGCGATAGCGATCAACGGCGACGTCAACCTGCCGGCCGCGAGCACGATCAAAATCCCCGTCATGGTCGAAGTGTTCAGGCAGATCGCGCAAGGGCGATTCAGCTTGGACACGACCGTCGCGCTCACGGATTCCGACCGCGATTCGGGATACGGCTCGTTGTGCGACGCGCCGTGGGGCAGCCGCTATACGGTCAACCAACTCGTCATGCTCATGATCACCGAAAGCGACAACACCGCCGCCAACATGCTGATCCGGCTCGTCGGCCGGCAGAACATCAATGCGACGATGGACGGCCTCGGGCTCACCCAGACGCGTTTGGGCGACAGCATACGATCCGACGGCGATATCCGCAGCCTGCGCACGACGTCGAATGAAATGATGCGGCTCCTCATCATGATCGCCGAGCGACGCATCATCACCGATGAGGCGTGCGATCGCATGCTCTCGATCTTGGCCGCGCAGCGTCACAACACGCTGATCCCAAAAGATCTCCCCAAGGGGCTTGCGATCGCGCACAAGACCGGAACGCTGCACGACACGCTCAACGATGTGGGGGTCGTCTACCTTGAAGGCGCGCCATATGTCATCTGCGCGTTCTCGACGCACCTCGAAGACCTCGACGACGGCGAACGCTTCATCCGGACGGCGTCAAAATTGACCTACCGGGCGTTCTTGACCGAATCTCCAACCGCTCGCTGA
- a CDS encoding HD domain-containing phosphohydrolase, which yields MSRLGRDVRHGMYKDGLSTHVAAIDKPQVAHTERWRFVATRAFYVLLAASGAALLLAFPPTFDTRIGTVFAVIIVSAFVVFAERSQTAAGSTVAPLTAIMAASAVTLGAWAIVIGAIAVSTIQIRRLRDGDIAPAAAPFALGCQIGAATISSYAMLAIWSLFRELIGRWPIAEPAIFFVGVICVGIAWQSSTNILVALGSRIMGSRFPVLALVRPGIVASLYAYMLVAMYNFGGILATALFYIVVAQINFVQQTLGTSVKLLKLERAQEQATTLARDLSHLLEAESVEFGREVRNIAQSMARSLSMSRREVSMVGLAAELHEIGKCRIPYRMRTNLGLSEAEIAQYMSYPRIGAVMVRSSDALLPREIADWIEFHREHFDGAGGPRGLRGDAIPLASRIIAISRAYVAMLTGYDGTEMVNKETALARLNAGGGALYDPGLVDLLERLAMQARENSRIERVHEVADAG from the coding sequence GTGTCACGATTGGGACGTGATGTCCGCCACGGCATGTATAAGGACGGATTGAGCACGCACGTCGCGGCGATAGACAAGCCACAAGTCGCGCACACCGAACGATGGCGCTTCGTCGCCACGCGCGCGTTTTACGTCCTGCTGGCAGCGTCCGGCGCCGCGCTGCTGCTCGCATTTCCACCGACGTTCGACACCCGTATCGGAACCGTGTTCGCGGTTATCATCGTGTCGGCGTTCGTCGTCTTCGCCGAACGATCGCAGACCGCTGCGGGTTCGACCGTAGCACCGCTGACCGCGATCATGGCCGCTTCGGCGGTCACGCTCGGGGCGTGGGCGATCGTCATCGGCGCGATCGCCGTCTCTACCATTCAGATCCGCAGACTCCGCGACGGCGACATCGCCCCGGCCGCAGCTCCTTTCGCGCTCGGATGTCAGATCGGTGCGGCGACGATAAGTTCCTATGCTATGCTTGCGATCTGGTCACTCTTCCGCGAGCTCATCGGGCGTTGGCCGATCGCTGAGCCTGCGATCTTCTTTGTCGGCGTCATCTGCGTCGGAATTGCGTGGCAATCGTCCACGAATATCCTCGTAGCGTTGGGCTCACGCATAATGGGATCTCGCTTTCCGGTTCTCGCGCTCGTTCGACCCGGCATCGTAGCGTCGCTTTATGCATACATGCTTGTTGCGATGTACAATTTTGGCGGAATACTGGCCACCGCCTTATTCTATATCGTCGTCGCACAAATAAATTTTGTTCAGCAGACGTTGGGCACATCGGTCAAGCTCTTGAAGCTTGAGCGCGCGCAAGAGCAAGCGACGACGCTCGCACGGGATCTCTCGCATCTCTTAGAAGCCGAGTCGGTTGAGTTCGGCCGAGAGGTCCGCAACATCGCGCAAAGCATGGCACGCAGTCTTTCGATGAGCCGGCGCGAGGTCTCCATGGTTGGGCTCGCCGCCGAACTGCACGAGATCGGAAAGTGCCGCATTCCATATCGCATGCGCACCAATCTCGGCCTCTCGGAGGCCGAGATAGCTCAATATATGTCGTATCCGCGGATCGGCGCAGTGATGGTCCGGAGTTCGGATGCGCTGCTGCCGCGCGAGATCGCCGATTGGATAGAGTTCCACCGAGAGCATTTCGACGGAGCGGGCGGACCGCGCGGGCTTCGCGGCGACGCGATACCGCTTGCGTCGCGAATCATCGCGATCTCACGCGCTTACGTCGCGATGCTTACGGGTTATGACGGAACTGAAATGGTGAACAAAGAGACAGCGCTCGCCCGCCTGAATGCAGGCGGAGGAGCGCTGTACGATCCGGGGTTAGTGGATCTGCTGGAAAGACTAGCTATGCAGGCCCGGGAAAATTCCCGTATCGAACGTGTGCATGAAGTGGCCGATGCTGGCTAG
- a CDS encoding branched-chain amino acid transaminase, producing the protein MDLDSVIIYHGGQFKAYGDARVGLLTHGLNYGTGCFEGIRGYWSAADNQLFFFRLAEHYDRMRSSAKLLKLALPEDTEALCRHTVELARRNDYRQDVYVRPIAFKSSEEIGVRLHNVKGDFAIVAVPHKSYFDASKGLKVGVASWRRIDDNSAPARAKLTGVYVSSALAKTEAVENGFDEAILLSSDGHVSEGSAENLFMVRGGRVITPPVTDSILEGITRDTLIELCRNELNIEVVERSIDRSELYAAEELFFSGTAVGVGPVIEVDRRQVGDGTIGPISTALGDLYAKVSLGKLARYRQWVTPCFPSLVAGAV; encoded by the coding sequence ATGGATCTCGACAGCGTTATCATCTACCACGGCGGTCAGTTCAAGGCGTACGGCGACGCGCGGGTCGGCCTGCTCACGCACGGACTCAACTACGGCACCGGGTGCTTTGAAGGCATCCGCGGCTATTGGAGCGCCGCGGATAATCAATTGTTCTTCTTCCGTCTCGCCGAGCACTACGATCGCATGCGCTCGTCCGCGAAGCTGCTGAAGCTCGCGCTGCCCGAAGATACCGAAGCGCTCTGCCGCCACACGGTGGAGCTCGCGCGCCGCAACGACTACCGCCAAGACGTCTACGTGCGTCCTATCGCATTCAAATCGTCCGAAGAGATCGGCGTCCGGCTGCACAACGTCAAAGGCGATTTCGCGATCGTGGCGGTGCCGCACAAATCGTACTTCGATGCTTCCAAAGGATTGAAGGTCGGCGTTGCGTCGTGGCGGAGAATCGACGACAACAGCGCGCCCGCTCGCGCGAAGTTGACCGGCGTCTATGTCAGCTCGGCGCTCGCAAAGACGGAAGCGGTTGAGAACGGCTTCGATGAGGCGATACTGCTGTCGTCCGACGGTCACGTATCTGAAGGAAGCGCCGAGAACCTGTTCATGGTGCGCGGCGGGCGCGTCATCACGCCGCCAGTGACCGACAGCATATTGGAAGGCATCACGCGCGACACGCTCATCGAACTCTGCCGCAACGAATTGAACATCGAAGTGGTTGAGCGAAGCATCGACCGCAGCGAGCTCTATGCGGCCGAAGAGCTGTTCTTCTCTGGCACGGCCGTCGGCGTGGGACCGGTCATAGAAGTCGATCGGCGGCAGGTGGGCGACGGCACCATCGGACCGATTTCGACTGCCCTCGGCGATCTCTATGCGAAGGTTTCGCTTGGCAAACTCGCGCGGTACCGGCAGTGGGTCACCCCGTGCTTTCCCTCGCTTGTAGCAGGGGCTGTCTAA
- a CDS encoding metal-sensitive transcriptional regulator produces MQNPASKDKTALVSRLHKIEGQVRGLARMVESDEYCIDILTQIASARSALENLGMVLLQQHVEGCVRDSLKPDTGPERVEELIAAVNRFIKT; encoded by the coding sequence GTGCAAAATCCGGCGTCCAAAGACAAAACGGCTCTCGTTTCGCGATTGCACAAAATCGAGGGTCAGGTCCGAGGGTTGGCGCGCATGGTCGAGTCGGACGAGTACTGCATCGACATCCTCACGCAGATCGCGTCCGCGCGCTCCGCGTTGGAAAACCTCGGCATGGTGTTGCTTCAACAGCATGTCGAAGGCTGCGTGCGCGACTCGCTCAAACCCGACACCGGCCCCGAGCGGGTCGAAGAACTTATCGCAGCGGTCAACCGCTTTATCAAGACATAG
- a CDS encoding transcriptional regulator: protein MSARKTARKSNAGQPADAPFAYAGLERIFHERGRLAVCTCLIAHPDGLSFTELQESCGLTDGNLSRHLHALSEVDIVTIARHTGSGRPTSVCRITKSGRARFLAYVDELESVVRDVHVRAEDSQSTTRGRTLPRLVTT, encoded by the coding sequence ATGAGCGCCAGGAAAACCGCACGCAAATCGAACGCCGGCCAGCCGGCCGATGCGCCGTTTGCATACGCCGGACTGGAGAGGATCTTTCACGAGCGCGGCAGGCTTGCCGTTTGCACGTGCTTGATCGCGCATCCGGACGGCTTGAGTTTCACCGAACTGCAAGAATCGTGCGGGCTCACCGACGGCAATCTGAGCAGGCACCTGCATGCGCTTTCGGAGGTCGACATCGTCACGATCGCTCGTCACACGGGGTCCGGCCGGCCGACAAGCGTCTGCCGCATAACGAAGAGCGGCCGCGCTCGCTTTCTCGCATATGTGGATGAATTGGAGTCCGTCGTGCGCGACGTCCACGTGCGCGCCGAGGACTCGCAATCGACGACGCGAGGCCGCACGCTTCCGCGTCTGGTCACGACGTGA
- the uppS gene encoding polyprenyl diphosphate synthase, translated as MIIRKIAPATAIVPDQLPRHIAIIMDGNRRWARERGLPLVEGYRRGIISLREATTACSDLGIEYLTVYGFSTENWKRDDAELSVLFDLCCAFARNELAGLIRENVRVRIIGHPEALPSAARRALADLVEKTAGNTGTVLNLAVNYSARSELGDAARALARDVAAGSLDPGSIDENTIGSYLHTHDLPDPDLLIRPGGEARLSNFLLYQVAYTELWMTDVYWPDFTRETLALAVADFGRRARRFGGA; from the coding sequence ATGATCATCAGAAAAATCGCTCCGGCGACTGCGATCGTACCCGATCAGCTGCCGCGTCACATCGCGATCATCATGGACGGAAATCGCCGATGGGCGCGCGAGCGCGGACTGCCGCTCGTCGAAGGCTATCGCAGGGGGATCATCTCGTTGCGCGAGGCGACGACCGCATGCAGCGATCTCGGCATCGAATACCTGACCGTCTACGGATTCTCGACGGAGAACTGGAAGCGCGACGACGCGGAACTCTCCGTGTTATTCGACTTGTGCTGCGCGTTCGCGCGTAACGAGCTTGCGGGATTGATTCGCGAAAACGTTCGCGTGCGTATCATCGGGCATCCCGAGGCGTTGCCGTCCGCCGCGCGCCGCGCGCTCGCGGACCTCGTCGAGAAGACCGCCGGCAACACCGGAACGGTTTTGAATCTTGCGGTCAACTACAGCGCCCGGTCGGAACTCGGCGATGCGGCGCGAGCGCTCGCACGCGACGTGGCCGCCGGATCGCTGGATCCCGGATCCATCGATGAGAATACCATCGGCTCGTATCTCCACACGCACGATCTGCCGGACCCTGACCTCCTCATCCGCCCCGGCGGCGAAGCGCGGCTGTCGAATTTCCTCCTCTATCAAGTCGCGTACACCGAGCTATGGATGACCGACGTCTACTGGCCCGACTTCACGCGCGAGACGCTGGCGCTTGCTGTCGCCGACTTCGGCCGGCGCGCGCGCCGCTTCGGCGGGGCGTAG
- a CDS encoding PHP domain-containing protein yields the protein MYADLHLHSCESDGELSPSALVDAVCTEGVSLLALTDHDTTAGHAEARRRCAGLGVTFVPGIEMTTYAMDRVIHVLGLGFRDGDAGLTRACSLARDNFARNQRRWVTALESGGQDVSWDRDFAGGAVRLPVLIERLCDRNVESGDPKRVHAAFSAFFRALPASAYAELPTPAAAAAMIRAAGGIAVLAHPLRIDEGSGWAALLDDMDAVEANYAAYDRAVQDGLVAIARDRGLLGTCGSDYHGYFQGPYVNPRFEPSPELLARLGVF from the coding sequence TTGTACGCGGATCTCCACCTCCATAGCTGTGAGAGCGACGGCGAACTGTCGCCCAGCGCTCTCGTGGACGCGGTCTGCACCGAAGGCGTCTCTCTCCTTGCGCTCACCGATCACGACACGACCGCCGGTCATGCGGAAGCCCGAAGGCGATGTGCCGGCCTCGGCGTGACGTTCGTACCCGGCATCGAGATGACGACGTATGCGATGGACCGCGTGATCCACGTCTTGGGTTTGGGATTTCGCGACGGGGATGCCGGCCTCACGAGGGCGTGCTCGCTCGCTCGCGATAACTTCGCGCGAAATCAGCGCCGCTGGGTGACGGCGCTCGAAAGCGGCGGCCAGGACGTGTCGTGGGACCGCGATTTCGCCGGCGGCGCCGTTCGCTTGCCGGTGCTCATCGAGCGGCTGTGCGACCGCAATGTTGAAAGCGGTGATCCCAAGCGCGTGCACGCAGCGTTCAGCGCGTTCTTTCGCGCTCTGCCCGCCTCTGCGTACGCGGAGCTTCCCACGCCAGCCGCTGCCGCCGCAATGATCCGCGCAGCGGGAGGCATCGCCGTGCTCGCGCATCCGCTTCGCATCGACGAAGGATCCGGCTGGGCCGCGCTCTTGGACGACATGGATGCTGTCGAAGCGAACTACGCCGCATACGATCGCGCAGTTCAAGATGGACTTGTCGCGATCGCGCGCGATCGCGGGCTGCTGGGGACATGCGGCAGCGACTACCACGGCTACTTCCAAGGCCCTTATGTCAACCCGCGTTTTGAACCGTCACCCGAACTGCTCGCGCGCCTCGGGGTGTTCTGA
- the polX gene encoding DNA polymerase/3'-5' exonuclease PolX — protein MTNSQIAARLAEIAALMEFDGEPFFKIKAYERAQRSLEDAETPAREMIAAHTLTELPGVGAAIAKKIDEIDRTGTCPYLDELRGKFPPTILELLGVPGIGAKTAVSLFRDLGVTGIADLRRVVEDGSIAKLPRLGAKGIENLRAALAQLQERTKRMRLGDAWPLAQAIVAALAESGLAKNVTVAGSARRMEPTVGDLDIICTSARGAAALEFFTKLPQAERIVGRGETKATIWASPGISVDCRVVPHKYLGNLLQHFTGNKAHNVLLREYAKGRGLKVSEYGIEDVETGKVRAMKTEEEVYEALGMQYIPPELRVGLDEIDRARSRSLPDLISLADIRGDLHAHTTWSDGSRSIEEMARATAERKREYLSISDHSPGRAVAHGLDEKRLAQQIAAIKAARDSYGVHLLCSSEVDIRADGSLDWPDATLAKLDIVVASIHSAFSRTKEEQTERLLRAIRNPYVNIIGHPTGAQIEKRAGYEFDIDAVFRAAAETGTALEINSNPMRLDLNASLARRAKELGCTIAVDTDAHSIEWLDHMFYGVGTARKAGLTKADVLNARPLAGVLEFVKRKRLR, from the coding sequence GTGACAAACTCACAGATCGCCGCGCGGCTCGCTGAGATCGCCGCGCTCATGGAATTCGACGGCGAACCGTTCTTCAAGATCAAGGCCTACGAACGCGCCCAGCGCAGCCTCGAAGATGCCGAGACCCCCGCGCGTGAGATGATCGCCGCGCACACGCTGACCGAACTGCCGGGGGTGGGTGCTGCGATCGCGAAAAAAATCGACGAGATCGATCGCACCGGCACGTGCCCTTATCTCGACGAACTGCGCGGCAAGTTTCCGCCCACGATTCTCGAGCTGCTGGGCGTTCCCGGCATCGGAGCGAAGACAGCCGTCTCGCTGTTCAGAGATCTCGGCGTCACCGGCATCGCCGATCTTCGGCGTGTCGTCGAAGACGGCTCCATCGCGAAACTGCCGCGGCTCGGTGCAAAGGGCATAGAGAACCTGCGCGCGGCGCTCGCGCAGCTGCAGGAGCGCACCAAACGAATGCGCCTTGGCGACGCGTGGCCGTTAGCCCAAGCCATCGTCGCAGCGCTCGCCGAAAGCGGCCTTGCCAAGAACGTCACCGTAGCCGGGAGCGCTCGCCGTATGGAGCCGACCGTCGGTGATCTGGATATCATCTGCACGAGCGCACGCGGCGCTGCGGCGCTCGAGTTCTTCACGAAGTTGCCGCAAGCAGAACGCATAGTGGGCCGCGGCGAGACAAAAGCGACGATCTGGGCGTCGCCGGGTATTTCCGTCGACTGCCGCGTGGTGCCGCACAAGTATCTGGGAAATCTCCTCCAACATTTCACCGGCAACAAAGCGCACAACGTTTTGCTGCGTGAGTACGCGAAGGGGCGCGGCCTCAAGGTCAGCGAGTACGGCATCGAGGATGTGGAGACGGGCAAAGTCCGCGCGATGAAGACGGAGGAGGAAGTCTACGAGGCGCTCGGCATGCAGTACATCCCGCCGGAACTGCGCGTTGGCTTGGACGAGATCGACCGCGCTCGCTCGCGCTCTCTGCCCGACCTTATCTCGCTTGCCGACATCCGCGGCGACCTGCATGCGCACACGACGTGGAGCGACGGGTCGCGCAGCATCGAAGAAATGGCCAGGGCCACTGCCGAGCGTAAGCGCGAGTATCTGTCGATCTCCGACCACTCACCCGGCCGGGCGGTCGCGCACGGCCTCGACGAGAAGCGGCTCGCCCAACAGATCGCTGCGATCAAAGCCGCGCGCGACTCGTACGGCGTGCACCTGCTCTGCTCGTCCGAAGTTGATATCCGAGCGGATGGCTCGCTCGACTGGCCCGATGCGACGCTTGCGAAGTTGGACATCGTCGTCGCGTCGATCCATTCCGCGTTCTCGCGCACGAAGGAAGAGCAGACGGAGCGGCTGCTCAGGGCGATCCGAAACCCGTACGTGAATATCATCGGACACCCGACCGGCGCGCAGATCGAAAAACGGGCCGGTTATGAATTCGATATAGACGCCGTTTTTCGCGCAGCGGCGGAAACCGGAACGGCCCTTGAGATCAACTCCAATCCGATGCGGCTGGATCTCAACGCGTCGCTCGCGCGGCGCGCGAAGGAACTGGGCTGCACGATCGCCGTCGACACCGATGCGCACAGCATCGAATGGCTCGATCACATGTTCTACGGCGTCGGCACCGCACGCAAAGCGGGCTTGACGAAGGCCGACGTGTTGAACGCGCGCCCGCTTGCCGGCGTTCTCGAGTTCGTCAAGCGAAAACGCCTAAGATAG